In one Mucilaginibacter ginsenosidivorax genomic region, the following are encoded:
- a CDS encoding GNAT family N-acetyltransferase, whose protein sequence is MSIVFPSAVFPQLKTDRLVLRELVPADSEQLLAIRSNEAISRFIGRSNQQTMEAINQFIRARNEDRLNGKGVYWAIQLKNTPGVIGTICCWNFDYDAATAEIGYELLPTYQGSGLMGEAIKKVIAFGFKDMQLKTITAWPMPQNEPSVKLLERNGFTYSETVDGQLVYKLNNTGVLNNSQ, encoded by the coding sequence ATGAGTATTGTTTTTCCGTCAGCCGTTTTTCCGCAATTAAAAACCGACAGATTGGTTTTAAGGGAGCTTGTCCCAGCAGATAGTGAGCAGCTTTTAGCTATCCGCAGTAATGAAGCTATAAGCCGTTTTATAGGCCGTAGTAACCAGCAAACTATGGAGGCCATTAATCAATTCATCCGGGCGCGTAACGAGGATAGGCTTAACGGGAAAGGCGTGTACTGGGCTATCCAATTAAAAAATACTCCTGGTGTTATAGGCACTATTTGCTGCTGGAATTTTGATTACGACGCGGCAACCGCAGAAATTGGCTATGAACTGCTGCCAACATACCAGGGTAGCGGGTTGATGGGCGAGGCCATCAAAAAAGTTATAGCCTTTGGGTTTAAGGATATGCAGCTTAAAACTATAACGGCCTGGCCAATGCCGCAAAATGAGCCATCGGTAAAACTATTGGAACGCAACGGATTTACTTATTCGGAAACGGTTGATGGGCAGCTGGTTTATAAATTGAACAATACCGGGGTGCTTAATAACAGCCAATAA
- a CDS encoding fasciclin domain-containing protein, which produces MKKSVLIAVAALGIGFLSNNAMAQTQQTDTTKTAPATTPAAPAAASGDVVGVLSSTTDFAPLALAVKTADLETTLKGPGPFTVFAPNDVAFSKVPKPTMDDLTKDHGKLAKVLKYHVVAGKYTKADIIKALSAGKGKAVLKTIDGDNLTLSVNDKSNLQIVDAKGNAALVISFDTMASNGVIHGLNGVLMPQ; this is translated from the coding sequence ATGAAAAAGTCAGTTTTAATTGCTGTGGCCGCCTTAGGCATCGGATTTTTATCAAACAACGCTATGGCGCAAACCCAGCAAACAGATACCACTAAAACAGCCCCTGCAACTACACCCGCCGCTCCTGCAGCCGCATCGGGCGATGTAGTAGGCGTTTTAAGCAGCACCACAGATTTTGCTCCATTAGCACTGGCCGTTAAAACTGCCGACCTGGAAACTACATTAAAAGGCCCCGGCCCATTCACTGTATTTGCGCCAAATGATGTTGCATTCAGCAAAGTGCCAAAGCCCACTATGGACGATTTGACCAAAGATCATGGCAAACTGGCCAAAGTGCTCAAATACCATGTAGTTGCCGGTAAATATACCAAAGCCGATATTATTAAAGCTTTAAGCGCGGGTAAAGGAAAAGCAGTATTAAAAACTATAGACGGTGATAATCTTACGCTATCGGTAAATGATAAAAGCAATTTGCAAATTGTAGATGCCAAAGGGAACGCAGCCTTAGTTATCTCGTTTGATACCATGGCGTCAAACGGCGTTATTCATGGCTTAAATGGCGTGCTGATGCCGCAATAA
- a CDS encoding 5-(carboxyamino)imidazole ribonucleotide synthase produces MKAFYGDLKLGILGGGQLGRMLIQQAINYNVTVKILDPDREAPCRKLCDEFTVGSLGDYETVYNFGKTVDLLTIEIEKVNVDALEQLEKEGVLVYPQSRIIRLIQDKGLQKQFFKENDIPTADFQIISSPRELLQSTIPFPYIQKLRRDGYDGKGVYKVVDESYLDKAFKEPSLIEQWVDFEKEIGVIVARNENGEVSTFPLVEMEFNPEANLVEFLISPSTLPFEVQQQAEQIAKKIAESLKIVGLLAVEMFLDKNGKILVNELAPRPHNSGHQTIEGNVVSQFEQHLRAIFNQPLGDTTCLNNAIMVNVLGEAGYEGPAVYKGIEKVLKVPGVYIHLYGKALTKPFRKMGHVTIVDADREKAIEKARFVQKTLKVIS; encoded by the coding sequence ATGAAAGCATTTTACGGAGATTTAAAATTAGGTATTTTAGGAGGCGGCCAGTTAGGGCGCATGCTGATACAACAGGCTATAAATTATAATGTTACGGTTAAAATCCTCGATCCTGACCGGGAAGCTCCCTGCCGCAAACTTTGCGATGAGTTTACCGTGGGTTCGCTGGGCGATTACGAAACTGTATATAACTTTGGAAAAACCGTTGATTTACTTACCATCGAAATAGAGAAGGTAAATGTAGACGCGCTGGAGCAGCTGGAGAAAGAAGGTGTGCTGGTTTACCCACAATCGCGCATCATCAGGCTGATACAGGACAAAGGTTTGCAAAAGCAATTCTTCAAAGAAAACGATATCCCTACCGCCGATTTCCAGATTATATCGTCGCCCCGGGAATTACTGCAAAGCACTATTCCTTTTCCTTATATCCAAAAACTCCGCAGGGATGGTTATGATGGTAAAGGCGTTTACAAGGTAGTTGATGAAAGTTACCTGGATAAAGCTTTTAAAGAACCCAGCCTGATAGAGCAATGGGTTGATTTTGAAAAAGAAATAGGCGTAATAGTAGCCCGCAACGAAAATGGAGAAGTAAGCACCTTCCCGCTGGTGGAGATGGAATTTAACCCCGAAGCCAACCTGGTTGAGTTTTTAATTTCGCCCTCAACCCTACCATTTGAAGTACAGCAACAAGCAGAACAGATAGCCAAAAAAATAGCCGAAAGCCTGAAAATAGTTGGCCTGCTGGCCGTTGAGATGTTTTTAGATAAAAACGGCAAAATATTAGTCAATGAACTGGCCCCGCGTCCGCATAACAGCGGGCACCAAACCATTGAGGGCAACGTGGTATCGCAGTTTGAACAACATTTAAGGGCCATATTTAACCAGCCATTAGGCGACACCACCTGCCTGAACAACGCCATTATGGTAAACGTATTAGGCGAAGCCGGCTACGAAGGCCCCGCCGTTTACAAAGGGATAGAAAAGGTGCTAAAAGTGCCCGGTGTTTACATTCACCTTTACGGCAAAGCGCTGACAAAACCTTTTAGGAAAATGGGGCATGTGACGATAGTAGACGCGGATAGAGAGAAAGCGATAGAAAAAGCGAGATTTGTGCAGAAAACGTTGAAGGTTATAAGTTAG